One Cyprinus carpio isolate SPL01 chromosome A16, ASM1834038v1, whole genome shotgun sequence genomic region harbors:
- the fbl gene encoding rRNA 2'-O-methyltransferase fibrillarin, protein MRPGFTPRGGGGRGGFGGRGGGFGGRGGGDRGGRGGFRGGRGGGGGGFRSPGGDGGFRGRGGGRGTPRGRGGFRGGKKVTVEPHRHEGVFICRGKEDALVTKNMVVGESVYGEKRINVEEGETKMEYRAWNPFRSKLAAAILGGIDQIHIKPGAKVMYLGAASGTTVSHVSDIVGPEGLVYAVEFSHRSGRDLLNVAKKRTNIIPIIEDARHPHKYRMLVGMVDVIFADVAQPDQTRIVALNAHNFLKNGGHFVISIKANCIDSTAAPEAVFASEVKKMSAENMKPQEQLTLEPYERDHAVVVGIYRPPPKQKK, encoded by the exons ATGAGACCAG GATTCACTCCAAGAGGAGGTGGTGGCCGCGGAGGCtttggaggaagaggaggaggctttggaggaagaggaggtggaGACCGAGGTGGAAGAGGAGGATTTCGAGGAGGTAGAGGTGGTGGCG GCGGAGGATTCAGGTCCCCTGGAGGTGATGGTGGCTTTCGTGGACGAGGTGGCGGCCGGGGGACTCCTAGAGGCCGAGGAGGGTTCAGAGGGGGCAAAAAAGTGACTGTAGAGCCCCATAGACATGAAG GAGTTTTTATCTGCCGTGGTAAAGAGGACGCCCTGGTCACAAAGAACATGGTGGTTGGAGAGTCTGTGTATGGAGAGAAAAGAATCAATGTTGAG GAAGGGGAAACTAAAATGGAATACAGAGCATGGAATCCTTTCCGGTCGAAGCTGGCCGCAGCCATTTTAGGAGGTATTGACCAGATCCACATCAAGCCAGGAGCGAAGGTCATGTACTTAGGAGCCGCATCAGGAACTACTGTGTCCCATGTTTCTGATATTGTTGGACCG GAGGGGCTGGTGTACGCTGTCGAGTTCTCCCACAGATCAGGCAGAGACCTGCTGAATGTGGCCAAAAAGAGAACCAACATTATTCCCATCATTGAAGATGCACGACACCCGCACAAATACCGCATGCTTGTTG GTATGGTCGACGTCATCTTTGCTGATGTTGCTCAGCCTGACCAAACAAGAATCGTCGCCCTCAATGCACACAATTTCCTGAAGAATGGAGGACATTTTGTTATTTCCATCAAG GCTAACTGCATTGATTCAACAGCTGCTCCAGAGGCAGTCTTTGCATCAGAGGTTAAGAAGATGAGCGCTGAGAACATGAAACCTCAGGAGCAGCTGACACTGGAGCCATATGAGAGAGATCACGCAGTTGTTGTGGGAATCTACAG ACCACCACCCAAGCAGAAGAAGTGA